One region of Osmia lignaria lignaria isolate PbOS001 chromosome 7, iyOsmLign1, whole genome shotgun sequence genomic DNA includes:
- the LOC117609444 gene encoding uncharacterized protein LOC117609444 isoform X1, with amino-acid sequence MESLGDDSTSTEEIRPSFNPNDTNLYKTGLRGNNSTVNESESSNKDSAKKLQRKLTSSSDTDDYNGNDQDKQISKSGKQESGIKNKKAYCNSTRKKAHKSRELKCSNSGDKKHSERRHSILQLNKEEADSSSGKEFQKSKFSRNTDLVKKLYEIKKGGNSDSLGTKHSRKKTLLCKKQSLRFKSYVIKILNKFKILCSEYELMTEHVKWENFNEELQYQESAYYIVKKVRKLINDLKMEIDAQNKKLVNFFEKWNKNCSIENTDHEDSSSSGNKEVLLSKSLEEITNKSKTNSKEGSVVSECDNKEIFSDSDTTTKIIEKMSEDSSGNSSRVTSPILGSKMMEKIHNKVNVRDNSKPVDSNEKVLKVSHVNENKKNINESVDDVFEESMTKNVSASNISKPNENEIVTSNDLQSENNSSESKEVSNETAATENDNLEIESEKLFDDEVKTTTATSVDSKGTSESVENDKNKESEENKKNDENKKNEEYNSLNGLDEEEAKIELLDSNQETVINKGPIEKSIEESQNCSPNEKGKSKCKEITPDSSKELITSLLETIKDCVKRAHLDSNSDDSINELFDNNESDDNSDEARAKAKLLISSNAESLDSSFSSDIDGDIESTILNTSSKKSNDTENFESSVGERLIKRQLCLSKANSSESDEKLKQLCQVVVERLPKSVLVKHANALEKSREYLESKRIKSLIHIDKLQKNQEKNTLTRKNSHRKKLTLKETEDSLLDHLEKVKNGDIIEDTEKGTNSEGSSTILQAETTFQSKDDLMLEADIVVKNMLLNSSDSDTEEQKGVLENGDSEKEKDNAMSQDQSKKSSDKKNEDKLEKNSWRTNKVLTMKFSSSSDSDAKREEWSINREKLRESREENQNEDSEIEAAKVKCKRKNRRKITDSDSDTLLVNSDSSFALKDSLTLSSDSSTKKHKSRKRRTRKSSDTDTSFSEKRVKPKRRRIKNASTDSDDIDNDKVKSSEGKESRKNIRKVMKDKQVANDTKQAAKEEEERLKRIAERQKLYNQMYETRLANEEKVDELVLDFDTETKEKLLSVDKDLVKRLKPHQAKGVKFMWDACFESIERMKTSPGSGCIIAHCMGLGKTLQVIALAHTLLMHEDVNVKTIMVVCPLSTVLNWRNEFDLWLDNIEHDIEIYELTRLKQNTERRYMLESWQRTGGILIIGYEMFRNLSGTNNRMPKYAKKSVLQCLIDPGPDIIVCDEGHLLKNEDTALSKCINRIKTLRRIVLTGTPLQNNLIEYHCMVQFIKPNLLGTKKEFVNRFANPITNGQFDDSTEYDVKLMKKRAYVLHKMLKGCVQRLDYSVLMPFLPPKQEYVIFVRLTEVQINLYRYYLENFARQKRTGGGGGFLFADFQSLQRIWTHPIVLQLNAEKIDKMNEKKLSSDSEGSLKNFIDDDSSETTSTESSDDDDDVVAISSDFSKKNTRQNKTEEETNVKTDDPEPKEELWWLQFVQPEHFEDMRVSSKLRLLFGILKECEQIGDKLLIFSQSLYSLTLIEKFLKKIDVATEDGTNLEYIDGHTGSWTLGLDYFRLDGQTSTENRNCWCKIFNKPSNTRARLFLISTRAGGLGINLTAANRVIIFDASWNPSYDVQSIFRIYRFGQKKPCYVYRFLAAGTMEEKIYNRQVTKLSLSCRVVDVQQIERHYTNNDLSELYKFEPNTSNEEKTLNLPKDRLLREIFLKYKKCVENYHEHDSLLENKAEEELNEEERKQAWLEYEEEKTGKLMPGLPTTALFPNNLLLQQQNLSGPFNFATDYEQLQEFIRKDYPNATAEYQQMLTARALTDMYNYWEEQTFNSNNRIINQNLGTNAPVMRTQQMLNVPQTSYALLNTNAKSASTDNDVIEILPNTTSNTSKSKEE; translated from the exons atggaatCATTGGGGGATGATTCGACATCCACAGAAGAAATTAGGCCTTCTTTTAATCCTAATGacacaaatttatataaaacagGTTTAAGAG ggAACAATAGCACCGTTAATGAATCTGAATCATCCAATAAAGATTCAGCTAAAAAATTACAGAGAAAGCTTACTTCGTCTTCAGACACTGACGATTACAATGGAAATGATCAAGATAAACAAATATCAAAATCTGGCAAACAGGAAAGCggtataaaaaataagaaagctTACTGTAATAGTACAAGAAAGAAAGCTCATAAAAGTAGAGAATTAAAATGTAGCAATTCAGGAGATAAGAAACATTCTGAAAGAAGGCATTCGATATTACAATTGAATAAAGAAGAAGCAGATTCTAGTTCTGGAAAAGAATtccaaaaatcaaaattttctcgTAATACCGATCTCGTAAAGAAATTATACGAAATTAAAAAAGGTGGAAATTCAGATTCATTGGGTACAAAACATTCAAGAAAAAAAACTTTGCTCTGCAAAAAACAAAGTTTACGTTTCAAATCGTACGTtatcaaaattttgaataaatttaaaattttgtgtTCCGAATACGAATTAATGACGGAACATGTAAAGTGGGAGAATTTTAATGAAGAATTACAATATCAAGAGTCTGCGTATTATATTGTAAAGAAAGTAAGAAAGTTGATCAACGACCTTAAAATGGAAATTGATGCACAGAATAAGAAACTAGTAAATTTTTTCGAAAAGTGGAATAAAAATTGTAGTATAGAAAATACGGATCATGAAGACAGTTCTTCAAGCGGAAACAAAGAAGTATTGCTAAGTAAAAGTCTGGaagaaataacaaataaatcaaAGACTAATTCAAAGGAAGGAAGTGTAGTTTCAGAATGTGATAACAAGGAAATATTTTCTGATAGCGATACAACtactaaaataattgaaaaaatgagTGAAGATAGTAGTGGAAACTCTTCAAGGGTTACATCACCTATCCTCGGTAGTAAGATGATggaaaaaatacataataaagTAAATGTAAGAGATAATTCAAAACCTGTTGATTCAAATGAGAAAGTTTTGAAAGTGTCCCATGttaacgaaaataaaaaaaacattaacGAATCTGTAGATGATGTGTTTGAGGAAAGTATGACGAAAAATGTATCTGCTTCAAACATTTCGAAACCAAACGAGAATGAAATTGTCACTTCGAATGATCTTCAATCAGAGAACAATAGTTCAGAATCTAAAGAAGTGAGCAATGAAACAGCAGCTACAGAAAATGACAATCTTGAAATTGAGAGTGAAAAGTTATTCGATGATGAAGTAAAAACTACAACTGCTACATCAGTTGATTCTAAAGGAACATCAGAATCAGttgaaaatgacaaaaataaagagagtgaagaaaataaaaagaatgatgaaaataaaaagaatgaagaataTAATTCTCTTAATGGACTTGATGAAGAGGAAGCCAAAATAGAGCTGTTAGACTCAAATCAAGAAACAGTTATAAACAAAGGACCTATCGAAAAGTCAATTGAAGAATCTCAAAATTGTAGTCCAAATGAAAAAGGCAAatcaaaatgtaaagaaataacaCCTGATAGTAGCAAGGAACTAATTACTTCGTTACTTGAAACAATTAAAGATTGTGTTAAACGTGCACATCTGGATTCAAATTCGGATGATTCTATTAATGAACTATTTGATAATAATGAATCTGATGATAATAGCGACGAAGCACGTGCAAAAGCAAAGTTACTGATTTCTTCAAACGCGGAAAGCTTGGATTCAAGTTTTTCAAGCGATATAGATGGTGATATAGAAagtacaatattaaatacttcTTCGAAAAAATCTAACGACACCGAAAATTTCGAATCAAGTGTAGGTGAAAGGTTGATAAAACGGCAATTGTGTTTGTCTAAAGCAAATAGTTCTGAATCTGATGAAAAACTAAAACAACTTTGTCAGGTTGTTGTTGAAAGATTACCAAAAAGTGTTCTAGTAAAACATGCGAACGCGTTGGAAAAATCGCGGGAGTATTTGGAAAGCAAACGGATTAAAAG TCTCATTCATATAGATAAACTACAGAAGAATCAAGAAAAAAACACTCTAACGCGAAAGAATTCGcatagaaaaaaattaacattaaaagaaaCTGAAGATTCTCTTTTAGATCACCTAGAGAAAGTAAAAAATGGAGATATCATTGAGGATACAGAAAAGGGTACAAACTCAGAAGGTAGTAGCACTATTCTACAAGCAGAAACTACCTTTCAGTCCAAGGATGATTTGATGTTAGAAGCAGACATAGTTGTAAAGAATATGCTTTTAAATTCTTCTGATTCAGACACTGAGGaacaaaaaggtgtcttagaaAATGGTGATAGCGAGAAAGAGAAGGACAACGCTATGTCACAGGATCAGTCAAAAAAGAGCAGCGATAAG AAGAATGAAGATAAACTGGAAAAAAATAGTTGGAGAACAAACAAGGTATTGACGATGAAATTTTCTTCGAGTTCCGATTCTGATGCTAAAAGGGAAGAGTGGAGTATAAATCGAGAAAAACTACGAGAAAGTAGGGAAGAAAATCAAAA TGAAGATTCAGAGATCGAGGCTGCCAAAGTAAAATGTAAAAGGAAGAACCGTAGAAAAATTACAGATTCTGATTCAGACACGCTATTAGTGAATTCTGATTCTTCTTTTGCATTGAAAGATAGCTTGACTTTGAGCAGTGATTCTTCAACAAAGAAACACAAATCACGTAAACGTAGAACGCGTAAATCTTCAGATACCGATACCTCGTTTTCAGAAAAAAG AGTTAAGCCAAAAAGGAGACGCATTAAAAATGCAAGCACTGACAGTGATGATATCGATAATGATAAAGTTAAAAGTTCAGAAGGAAAGGAGAGTCGAAAGAATATTCGAAAAGTAATGAAAGACAAACAAGTTGCAAATGATACAAAACAAGCTgccaaagaagaggaagaaaggctTAAACGTATTGCTGAGCGCCAAAAATTG TATAATCAAATGTATGAAACAAGATTGGCTAACGAAGAAAAGGTAGACGAGCTGGTATTAGATTTTGATactgaaacaaaagaaaaacttCTAAGCGTTGACAAGGATTTAGTGAAACGTTTGAAACCTCATCAAGCTAAGGGAGTAAAATTCATGTGGGACGCGTGTTTTGAATCAATCGAAAGAATGAAGACTTCGCCTGGATCTGGATGTATAATTGCACACTGCATGGGACTTGGCAAAACTCTTCAAGTAATTGCATTAGCCCATACGCTTTTAATGCATGAAGACGTCAATGTGAAGACAATTATGGTTGTTTGCCCTTTAAGTACGGTACTTAATTGGCGAAATGAATTTGATTTGTGGTTGGATAATATAGAACatgatattgaaatttatgaacTGACCAG attAAAGCAAAACACAGAACGAAGATACATGCTAGAAAGTTGGCAGAGAACTGGTGGTATACTTATCATTGGCTATGAAATGTTTAGAAATTTAAGTGGCACTAATAACAGAATGCCAAAATATGCCAAAAAATCAGTCCTACAGTGCTTGATAGATCCTGGTCCAGACATAATAGTCTGTGATGAgggtcatttattaaaaaatgaagacaCTGCTCTAAGCAAATGCATAAATCGTATAAAAACATTAAGGAGAATTGTACTAACTGGAACACCGCTACAAAACAATTTAATAGAAt ATCATTGCATGGTACAGTTTATAAAACCAAATCTTTTGGGAACCAAGAAAGAATTTGTGAATAGGTTTGCAAATCCGATAACTAACGGCCAGTTCGACGATTCTACTGAATACGAtgttaaattaatgaaaaaacgTGCTTATGTTTTGCACAAAATGTTAAAAGGTTGTGTTCAGAGGCTCGATTACTCGGTATTAATGCCTTTCTTACCGCCAAAACAGGAGTACGTAATTTTTGTAAGATTAACAGAAGTACAAATAAATTTGTATCGATATTATCTGGAAAACTTTGCACG aCAAAAACGCACCGGAGGTGGAGGTGGATTTCTGTTTGCTGATTTTCAATCGTTACAAAGGATATGGACGCATCCTATAGTTTTACAATTAAACGCAGAAAAAATAGACAAGATGAATGAAAAAAAGCTGTCTAGTGATTCTGAAGGTTCTTTAAAAAACTTTATCGATGACGATAGCAGCGAAACCACTTCAACTGAGTCTTctgatgacgacgacgacgtcgtaGCTATTAGTTCGGATTTCTCCAAAAAAAATACAAGACAGAACAAGACAG AAGAGGAAACAAACGTAAAAACTGATGATCCTGAACCAAAAGAAGAATTATGGTGGTTGCAATTTGTTCAACCTGAACATTTTGAAGATATGAGAGTTTCCTCGAAATTGCGACTGCTATTTGGTATCTTAAAAGAGTGTGAACAAATTGGGGACAAATT ATTGATATTTTCACAGTCATTGTATTCGCTGACATTAATTGAGAAATTCCTTAAGAAGATCGACGTTGCAACAGAAGATGGTACAAATTTGGAATATATTGATGGGCACACTGGCAGCTGGACATTAGGTTTAGATTATTTTCGACTGGATGGTCAAACATCGACCGAGAATAGAAATTGTTGGTGTAAAATCTTTAATAAACCGTCAAACACGAGAGCAAGATTATTCTTGATATCGACGCGAGCAGGTGGATTAGGAATTAATTTAACTGCTGCAAATCGTGTAATTATTTTTGACGCGAGTTGGAATCCGTCTTACGACGTACAAAGTATATTTCGTATATACAG ATTCGGTCAAAAGAAGCCGTGTTACGTTTATCGGTTTCTAGCGGCTGGCACAATGGAAGAGAAGATCTATAATCGACAAGTGACAAAGTTATCGCTTTCCTGTAGAGTTGTTGATGTACAACAAATAGAACGTCATTATACCAACAATGATCTATCCGAGTTGTATAAATTCGAACCAAACACAAGTAACGAAGAGAAAACTTTAAATTTGCCAAAAGATAGACTACTAAGggagatatttttaaaatataaaaaatgtgtgGAGAACTATCACGAACACGATTCCCTTTTAGAAAATAAA GCCGAAGAAGAATTAAACGAGGAAGAGAGGAAGCAAGCTTGGTTAGAATACGAAGAAGAAAAGACAGGGAAATTGATGCCAGGACTTCCAACAACAGCACTTTTCCCAAATAACTTATTATTACAACAACAGAATTTATCAGGACCATTCAACTTTGCTACAGATTACGAACAACTTCAAGAATTTATTCGAAAAGAT tATCCAAATGCAACGGCAGAGTATCAACAAATGTTAACTGCTCGTGCCTTAACAGATATGTATAATTACTGGGAGGAACAGACTTTTAATTCTAACAACAGAATAATTAATCAG AATTTAGGTACCAATGCACCAGTCATGAGAACACAACAAATGCTAAATGTACCTCAAACGTCCTATGCACTGCTCAACACCAATGCAAAGTCTGCAAGTACTGATAATGATGTTATAGAG ATTCTTCCGAATACAACAAGTAATACAAGCAAAAGCAAAGAAGAATGA